Part of the Budorcas taxicolor isolate Tak-1 chromosome 9, Takin1.1, whole genome shotgun sequence genome is shown below.
TTAAAAAGTTCACCATCAAGTAATTCTAAGTAGATCTAGGCTTAGGAACCAACACTTCATTTTTTCACAATATCCACAAATATCAAATCGGAaaccccattgtgtatatggctATTTATTAACATTAGACAAATTTCAAACATTCGACACATTGCTACTAGtagaaatcaatttaaaaaatccattttgttAACAAAAATGTTGTGATGTTGATTATCCCTCAAGAAGCTAGccaataataaaaatcaatactTGTGCCTGTTTTGGTTCAGTTATATTTCATGGACCAGTGTAAAGTAACAAACAGTACctctaaaattttttcaaaaagccAAAAATGAACCAAGTTGGAGACAATCTAATCCAATACTCTGGATAATCATTTAAATCCTCaattgttgtttacttgctaagttgtgtcaactcttgtgatcccatggactacaacctgccaggttcctctgtccatgggatttcccagtcaaaaatactggagtgcgatgggaggggggttcaggatgggggacacatgtatacccatggctgattcatgtcattgtatggcaaaaaccactacaatactgtaaagtaattagcctccaattaaaataaataaataaattaaaaaaaaaaagaatactggagtgggttgccatttccttctccaaatcttcccgacccagggactaaacccaagtcttctgcattggcaggtggattctttaccattgagccactagggaagccctaattctCTGTTATCTCATCCTAAAAGGTTTTCTCTGGTTGGATAGGGAAGAAAGGGCAGTCAGTAAAAGGTTTCTAAGAAATAGTCATAATCAGACCCATTTGTATGTTTCTGcatttttatcacttttaaacttgaaaaatggtctaaaaagaacagaaataattaCTTCATACTTTCATGTGTCACAAAAATCAAATTCCCATTAGACCTGTACAGCAGACCCCTAGGCTGTTGTTTTTATAGTTATGACCAGAAGATGTAGCTTAGATATGAACAACTTCAGaaccaaaagaaacaaagatcCCAACCTAACAGAAATAGCTTTCACTAGCATAATATGAAATTTGAAGTAACTGGATTAAAAGCATACTTTCATCACCTCAATTAAAACTACAGTGCAAGACTACACTACTATCATTGCATGAGCTGGTAGTGCTATCTAACAAAAATGTTCATGGATTATACTAATACATACACTCAGAGCAACAATACTTACTTGATTAAGTCCATCTCACTGAGTTGTGTTAAAATATTTGCTAAGAGATGTTTGAGTCCTCTTCGAAAGAGTTCACTGAGAATATCTACACATTCGAGGCCCATTTTCCTACCAATTATATTTTGTAGTCTAAAATTTCCACTGGATATAAATTCCTTCAGCTTCTCCCAATCTATTTTAGGATTtcgtttacaatttttttttaacgttgAACAAACCACTTTTTCAAAATGAAGAGCTGGCAGCAAGTTTTTGTTGGGATATTGGTCTGGGCTTTGTGTCCGTAGCAGGCAGCATTGTGGACTGTCACTGAAACTTTCCACCAGGGCAAGGCTACTGTCTTCATGTTCACTGAGGCCACTTTGTTGGGAAAATGAAGAGTAGCCACTGTCTTCATAACATCTGCTGGTCTCTAGTTCTTGTATGTCATTGGAACTATCAAGTGTCTGTTGTATGCGTTGATTTTCCTTGTTATGCAACGGCTTGCTTTCAGTTTCAAGTTCTACAATCCTGGGGCTCACAGCTGGGGACCCAACATCAGATAACCTTTCATAGTCTTTAATGCAGTCTTTGGAAGAGCCTTCCAAATATGCAGTAGTGCAGGAACCTTGTCTTCTACAGTCATCAGGCTTGACTGGTTTAATTCCAGAATGAACATGGTTATAGTTAAAATCACACTTCATTGTGACAGAGAGAGTGGAACTTGCTTCTTTACAACCTACAAAAAGAACATAACATTATGCCCCATGGCAAAAATTTCCATATATCACTACTTCTTTACCTTTGGGATACAGGTTTAATCACTTTGCATTCTTCAGAACCGTGTACTTTCCACGAAATTAGCTATGAAATTATCCAAGTATAATGTGAGAAAGTATTACTAAAACCTAATAAGTACATATATCTTATTCTTGAGGGAGTACTTCACTACAGTCTGCTTTTAAATCTGGTGTAACTATACCATCTGGCTTTTAGAGTCATATCTGAGTAGAAAATAGTGACAAAAGGGACTATTTAACAAATAGTCTGTGCGTATAGAATAAGGAAATATGATGCATCAAGACTGGGGCCTGAGGTAAGAGACATACTTACAGAAATCAAATACTTCTAGAAATATGGTTGGTTAAGATAACGGAAGACAGCATGTATAAGGGTCAAAACAGTTTTGATAAAAGTTGCAAAAaacttatatatttaaatgttagtAATTattataactgactcattggaaaagaccctgatgctgggaaagattgaaggtaaaaggagaagggggcggcagaggacgagatggttacatagcatcaccaactcaatggataagaatttgagcaaactctgggaatacctaagaacaggggagcctggtgtgctacaatccatggggtcgcaaagagctggacacaatttagcgactaaacaacaattataaGTCTTATATAATAATCACAAAACCTATAGGAAGTTTAGAGAAAGGACTAAAGAGCCAATAAATTTAATCATTTGTAAATTAACCACGGGGGGTTTCCCAGGGGTACCATGGTAGTGTTTAGAATCCgcctaagtgactaagcacacatgtgcAAATTAACCACACTAGTGACTTCTGGAGCAGGATAATTTTGCTGGGGGTTGTCCTGTCTGTTGCAGGATGTTTAGCAACTTTTAGCTATCTGATGCCATTAGCAGCCGCTATTCCTCCAGCAGGACAACAAAAAATGTCTCCAGCAACCATTTATTGCCAAATGTTGGGAGTAGGgggaagttgtgtgtgtgtgtgttagtcgctcagttgtatccgactctttgcgaccccacggactgtagcccaccaggctcctttgtccatgggattctccaggcaagaatactggagtgggggaagTTAGCAGGGGCAAAATCTCTCCCATTCTCAGTTAAGAACTGCTGTTTTAAAAGATGATTAGGATTTCTGGCAGGCAGTAGTGGCTGGGAAGGAATATGTATATGGGTTTAAGACAACTGCTTAGCATTTTCTAAGGCAGAGTATATGGATTGTACGTGCTTCTAATGTACTTCCCCATCTACTATACTATACCTCCTGCAAACCAATCACAGGTAGGTAACAATTTACCCTATAAGTAAATATACCTAAGTACAGTCAGTATGTTTAGTCTGTACTAAACACTGGTAATCTGTTCATACGGAATTTACTGTTTTTACTTAGAACAGAACCACTAAGCACTAAAGGACACCTTGTAGATAGAAACTTTCTTCtaagtttaaattaaaagtttAGGGACATAAATATTCCCCCAGTTAACCCTAACTCTAGAACAAATTATTCTGAGTTGTTCTCTTGTACTCAGAAAAGAGTAAAAAATTCTGAGATTTTTATATTTGCCTCAAGTAAGGAATTAAGTATGATTTAGCTAAGACCACACATGTTATCTGAAGATAAAGAAGCCACCAACAAAGACAcgttttattttgtttagttcCCTAAAGGGAATGGGCATGTTCAATCGTGTCAcactttctgaccctatggactcctctgtccatggaattctccaggcaagaatactggagtggattgccatgcccttctcctggggatcttctctgacccagggatagaaccccgtcttttatgtctcctgcaatggccggtgggctctttaccactagcaccacctgggaaatcctaaagGGAAGAGGCCTGAAACTATATTTCAGAAACTCAAGGCATTCTTCCTCTGCTGCCTTTTCAACTCAGTTCCTAGAAGACTATCCTAAAGAACCCCATTCATTCAACATTGTTCTCAGAGTATGGACAGTTCCTTAAGTTCAGAGCTAATCATGATTCAGCTACTTTATAATTGTTTAGCAGTCAACAATTTCCAACATTTCCAAACATGTGCTCAAAACTCTGAGGTAGAATGTGAAGTGAAAGACACTCAGCcaacgctcagtcatgtcagactttttgtgaccccatggacttctccaggccagaatgttggagtggtagcctttcccttctctaggtgatctccccaaaccagggatcaaacacaggtctcccgcattgcaggtggattctttaccagctgagtcacaaggatcattaaaaaagtatatatatataaatctcacAGTTCAGAGACCTCTTGAATCAGAAAGATGAGGGTtaagagtcaatcctaaaggaaatcaaccttgaatattcattacaaggactgaagctgaagctccaatactttggccacctgatgtgaacagcagactcaaaagaccctgatgctgtgaaagattgaaggcagaaggggatgacagaggatgagacggttggatggcatcactgattcagtggacatgaatttgagcaaactttggagacagtgaaggacagggaagcctggcatgctgcagtccatggggttgcaaagagctggacacaactgagtgatgagcAACAGAGTCTAGCTCTGCCACTTCATTTACCCAATGCCTACTTAGTGACAGAGTcttgagaaggaaagaaactagCCATAGATCTTTTGAAGGTGAAATCCTGATATCTTGAAAGCCTTGTGAAAATCCAGACAGAGGTGGACCCTGAAAGGAAAAGTGTTGAACTTTCAAGGAAGAGGAAGGCCTGTAGGGCTGTGACTTGGTAACCGATAGGGGGATAAGGATTGAAAATTAATGTTGAAGAAGTATAGAATGCTATAGGATTTTTAGAGTAGATTGGCTTTTATTCATCGTGTAATAAAGAGCCTCTGAGGGGTTCTAAGTGAGACATCTGGTTAACACTAGgatttccctgtagctcaaacggtaaagaatctgtctgcaatgcaggagatcagggttcgattcctgagtcgagaagatcctctggagaagggaatggcaaaccacttcagtattcttgcctggagaatcccatggtcccatggacagaggagcctggcaggatacagtctgtgaggctgcaaagagtcgaacatggctgtgcaactaacacacaaataaacaaacaaatgattgCCAGCTGTGGAAAATATTGGATTATATTAATAGGAAGGTAtagggttggccaagaagtttgttGGGTTTTTTCAAAAGACACCGTGGAAAAACTTGAAAACTTCTCCTGTGAGAAAATTTGAACAAACTTCTTGGCTAATCCAATACAAGTGAAAGCAGGGAGGCTAGGTGGAAATGTTTATCACAGGAGTCTGGAGAGCTGGGTACCCAAGACTAGGATGACCGCAGGGCAAGTAAGGATAACTGAATAGATCTGAGATCTTTTCAGAAGGGTAAAGTCAACAGAGGTTGGTGATAAACTGTATTAGATGTGAATACCCTGGGTTTAAATCATGAGCATCTCAGGTGAAAAAAAACCGAGCAAGTTAATCCTTAAAGCTttgtttcctcatgtataaaatgcAGGTAAGAAAACCAAACTGGACTAAATGCATGGCAGAGTTTCCATCACATATAGTTTAATAAACAGAATCTATTTTCACTGTGTTATTTTTGTAAGCCAAACCCTTcatattctttatatttaaatcatGAACATGTTCAAAGTGGCAAAATACATTCTACACAGACATGCATTTCAGATTATATTTTTCCCTAGGAATCAAATCCAACTTCAAATGAAAGTCCTTGCTCAGCCTTTTGCCATTTTGTGATCTAGAACACTGAACTGgtctttcaatttctttaaaatggagatactATATCCATAATATCTACCTCATGGAGTTGGTAAAGATTCACCACTGCATTTTTAAAACCTCTTATTTACCAACTCAATAGGCCAATCATGAAAAAGTGGTATTAGGTACTTAACTGTACAAAGTTAACTTCTATTTAGCTTCCCAGTGTAGATTTAACATTTCATAGTAAAATATAATAGTTAAAAAGCCTATAGTGCTTAAAGTTAAAAAAGCTTTACAGCTATCCCAATGCTAAATAATTAAGCCCTACAACCTCCAGTACCTACAAGATAACCAGCATGTGCCCAGTATCAATGAGGTATGGCTATTCCTTTAAAAGAGCCTCAAACCTGCTGCCATAAACTGCAAAAATCAGTCATAATCCCCAAGAGAATATTTTAGAAAAGcctatttcagaaatatttgaatGCAACagatctttaaatttcattttctcaaattttcaaatatagaaaaaaatacagaaaaaaattcaaatactcTCGTGAGGGGCAAGGTAGTAAAGACAACTGGAGTTAAGCAACCAAAAAAATCCCTTTTTAAAGCTACCAATCGCCAGAATTTCAGAGGGTTTTATGAGTCAGGGATTTCTAGACACAGACTTAacctgttaaaatattttttgagtctTCTACATTCTTTTTCTAAAGAAAGGAGCGTCTTTCAGTGACTACCAAATACACACCATCAAGTTGTTAACTTCTAAAATTTTTCACCATTTCTAAAGTAAAATGAATGCAGCTGGGTCTTTTTAAGAGACAGCAACAAAGAGGATAAAAGTAAGCGTTCATTTGGGTGCCTTCCATAGCACCCAAGAGCTGGAATAAAAGATTGGGTCTCCAGaagcacaagggaaaaaaaacaccaaactaATTCTTCACTTCTCAGATCTTCTTCCCAAATTCTTCAAAATCAGCTACATTTGGACAAATTCGGGGTTTCTGCATTAAAAATGCCTTTTTCCCTCCTTCCATTTCAGCCCAGGCCTTGAGACTGAGTCACTCACTGggttcaagggggaaaaaaggagaaattcaaCGTTTTTGTTCGGACATCCCCAACAGAGCCTTGGCCCGATGAGAGGGGTCCCTTCATTTGGCGGGGATTGGGGAAGCGGAGACCCTGGAAATCCCGAGGGGTAGGAGGGGTGGCCCTCAGGGCGCGGACCGGCGGAGGCGGGAGATAACAGCGAGCACGATCTCCCGCGCCCGCCAGGAAGACTGAGGTGGCGAAAACCTGGGAGGACTGACTTCCGACCTGAGAGTGCGGGGCAGGAGTGGAGAAGGGGCGCCGAAGTGAGGGGTCGGGCACCCGGCTGGACTCAGGGCCGCTGGCTCGCGGGCCCTGTCAGCGCCGAGGctccggggtgggggaggggcggcaggGGGCATTTGGCGCCCGGGCCCGCGGGGTGGAGGTAGGTAGCCCTGCCCAGGGTGAGGCGGCCCCGACCCGCACCTCCCAGGGGGGCTGGCGCCCCGGCTCGCCGGCACGGCTGGACCCAGGCGCGCCAGCCATCCTGCCCCGGGACCTCTGCTTCCCCTCTCCGGCCTCCCCGCTGGCTTCTTCCTCCGGGTCCCGGGGGACCCGCTGCCCGCCCGCCCAAGGACCAGCAAGGGGCCGCACGATTGGACTCGGGAGGGTGTCGGATCCAGGTCGTTGCCCACCACCCCCCGCCATCAAGCCACCGTCATTCCCCCGCCGGGCACCCCTTCTGAAAGGGGCGCCCCGCTCGCACCCTCTCCTCTCACCCACCGTCCGAGGGGCAAGGGCGCCCGGCGGCTGTCAGGGCGCCGTAGCTGCAGCGGCAGGAACCGGAGAGCGGCCGTAGGGAGCAGCTGCAGGGCCGCCGGCTCATGCCAGGGGCAAGAGAGGGGTCGGCCTCAGGTGAGAGAGCTGCGGCCGCGGCAGGAGAGCGAGCAGCCACCTTCTCAGAGCTCTTATCTTCCAAAAGGCGCCAGCTggtacttttaaaatctttgaatTTGGTGCCCAAATCCGCACGGCCCAATGGGGCGCGCAGCTCGCAAGCGCGACCCAATGGGAGGGCGGCGGGAGGGCGTCCCCTCACTCGCGCCCAATGGGAGGCTGCCGAGGCGGAGCCGAGCCACCAgacccagcctccttcctccctctccagcTCAGCTCGTCCGGAAAGATGCggaggccgggggcggggccggggcggggcctcggAGCGCGGGGAGGCCTCGGCTCGGCCGCACGTGGAGGGCTCCTACCACGCACGCGCGTTCCCGCCACGCTCTCCTCTGCCGTCTGAGGGACCGGCCTCCGGCGGGTCCTAATTTCATCCTGAAGGCGGCTCCGGCTTGTGTCTGAGGAAGTCCGATGGGTGCAGGGCACGGCTGACTTCCTCCGGTCATCTCTCCAGCGGGAGTTTGATGAGCGGCGACTCCTGACTGTCCGAGAATGCAGACTTTCCGGAAGATGAACCCGCCCCCCAGCTCGGCTTAGCCCGCCTCTCTAGGATTTAGGCGCGCTCCTCTCGCCTTCTAGTTTCGCCCCTCCCCCTGCTCAGCGCTGTCGCGCAAGCGCTGGTGGTGGGCGGCCGCCTTGGAGTTGGCGGGTTGGCGCTTGCGCGCTGGGGTCCCCCGCGTTTCTCTCTGGAGGCGGGGGAGGCGGAGAGCCCTGGGCAGCGGTGGGTGGGGCCCGCGTCCCTCAGGCGCGCGGAGCTGGTCCTGCCTCCTCAGTGGCGGGAGACCCCGACTGACGTGAATCTCCTTGGGCCCTTGCTGAAGGGATGAGACTGGGACCGTCTGTTGTTTTTTGTAAgcgtgtttgttttcttattttcgaTCATTGTTCCTCAGCCACCTTGCTTTAATCATGGACGTTTAaacttattaaatatatatctactgtactctcctgggtttcctttcaAGTGCCAAGCACACACTGTAATCCTATTCcagaatcaatgaatgaatgaatcagtcatcctgtcctgctgctgctaagtcgcttcagtcgtgtccgactctgtgcgaccccatagacggcagcccacaggcttccccgtccctgggattctccaggcaagaatactggagtgggttgccatttccttctccaatgcatgaaagtgaaaagtgaaagtgaagtcactgttgtgtccgactcttagcgaccccgtggactgcagcctaccaggctcctccgcccatgggattttccaggcaagagtactggagtgggatgccacatCCTGTCCTAGGAATTCCAAACCCAACTCCCTGAGTCTGAAGGCCCTTGGCCATGATTTTCTAATGATTGAGAAAAGGGTGGAAGTATTCATTGCTAAGTCTTCTATAGCAAGTTGTACCGTACGTGTCATGCTGAAGTTTTAACTCCGTATAAGTGGTGACATTGCATTCCCCAGTTTCGATTTTGGTCAGAACACAGTGAAGCCAAAGGATGTAAGCTCCCGAATGTCCGAATTCCTGTCTTTTGCAGTTTTCCCACTTCTGCCTTTCTGCAGCCTCCAGGAGAGTTAATAGTTGGCGGTGTGGTAAGCAAATGCAGAAGACAAgacgttcgatccctggatcgggaagattccgcccccccccccccacctccccacccccccacccccccacccctcaccccccgcTCCGCtcccaggaggaaatggcaacccacttctggtGGCCATGGTCCATGTTGTCGAAAAGTCAGACTTAGCATGCAACACACAAGTGCTAAGTTAAGTTGTTATCAAGTCCTTTGTGAAGCAGGGCGGGGATCAAGGTGAATCCTGCAAATGCTGAGTTGATCCTCTCTTTGTGTAAACTTTTTTTATAGTTCATCGTGGTTTTCtgcgtttatttttattttttagaatgttgccttaaattagtatttttcttGGTTGCTGAAATTTTTGGCGTCCTTTAAAATTTTGCACCTGGGTCCTGTCTCTCACCCCACCCTGGCCCTGGGTGCTAAGTCCTGGAGACACATGGTTGAAAAGACAAGAAGTCCTGACCTTCAGGGAGTTTACATTCTGATGGGAAAGAAATTGGCAGTTGACAGTTTCATTGAATGaaagaagaatataaaacaacataagaatataaaacatcttcccaacccaggtatcgaaccagagtcttttacatctcctgcattggcaggcagattctgtagtactagcccacctgggaagccctataaaacaACATAAGAGGGTAGAGGACGGGCTGACTAGAAGGGCATGGCTAAGGACTTTGGGTGCTCAGGAAGGTTTCTGAGGCTTTGGACAAAGTTTGGAATGCTGAGGTGGCAATGCAAAGATCTGCGTAATAAGCAGAGGAAGGAGGCCGTAGGTGCATGGCTTATTCCAGGACTTGAGGGAATTCTCGAGCCAGCAGAGCAAAAGACTGTAGGAGTGGAGGTCAGGTAGAAGCCAGATCCTATAGATCGTGGTTAACTGTTTGAGGGATGTTTGCAAGGGAGtgatttgttaaatgaatattaaaactaTGGTAGCTTTTTGATCTGATAGGCACtttgtaattctcacaataaccttagcattttcattttctgattgtgCTTCAAAGTGTAAGTTCCTTCTCAAAGAATGACACAGCTAGTAAGCAAAAATTCCAGCCTGAGTCTTTGGGAATAGAGCATGTACTTTCCTCTGTGTTCCACTGGGGAATAATATTTGTGGGAGACCTGATTGTTTATATGTACATTTTCATGTTGCTTTTGACAGGGGCAAAACAGGTGATGATAGTTAATCCAACTAGGGGATTTAAGTaaacaatatgggagacccctgtaagttaatAATTTCTcaagaaattattaataattactcaagaaattattattaataattactcAAGAAAGAATAATAATTAAGAAAGAATAATTACTCAAGGAAGCAGGTTTGCTTAGCAGCAAAACCATGTAACAGAAGCTATGACATGCCCCAGGACAATAAAACAATGGAGGCGTGACACCCCCATCATGCAcagtgagctcagtaagttaatgatccctaggacatgctctctgcataaaaacataaaacataaaaacaattatttgtgGACCTCGCGTGACCATGTaaggacaagaaaactcccctgcttaacctggaggaggaactaaTGATGGAGGCATGAAATCTACTCAAGAAAGACGCAGAAGCTcttctccccacttttcctttgattatgaaACTGTTGCCCAGTAAGTTCATGGTGCGACACCCCCTTTCCCACCCACTTGTTAACCTCACAAGCATCCtgttctagtgtgtgtgtgttagttgctcatttgtgcctgattcttttcaaccctatagtctgtagcccaccaggctactttgttgatggaattctccaggaaagaatactagagtgggctgccatttccttctgtaggggatcttctccacccagggattgaacctggaactGCCACATTACCATCtcagtcacttgggaagcccaggtgatTCTAGTAAATCACTTCTTATGTACCACTttgcctcttgctgaattctttctgcactgAGATATAAAGGTCTATGGTACCAAAGCTCTTCAGAG
Proteins encoded:
- the FBXO5 gene encoding F-box only protein 5; this encodes MSRRPCSCSLRPLSGSCRCSYGALTAAGRPCPSDGCKEASSTLSVTMKCDFNYNHVHSGIKPVKPDDCRRQGSCTTAYLEGSSKDCIKDYERLSDVGSPAVSPRIVELETESKPLHNKENQRIQQTLDSSNDIQELETSRCYEDSGYSSFSQQSGLSEHEDSSLALVESFSDSPQCCLLRTQSPDQYPNKNLLPALHFEKVVCSTLKKNCKRNPKIDWEKLKEFISSGNFRLQNIIGRKMGLECVDILSELFRRGLKHLLANILTQLSEMDLINVSKVSTTWKKILEDDKVALQLYNKAIQRITEKNIKFSPHASTREYVLFRTPLASVQKSATQTLPKKDARTKLPDPGDQKGSTYSRHSEFSEVAKTLKKNESLKACIRCNSPAKYDCYLQRATCKRESCGFDYCTKCLCTYHTTEDCSNGKPLKASYKMGPLPGTKKSKKNLRRL